A region from the Nesterenkonia lacusekhoensis genome encodes:
- a CDS encoding molybdopterin oxidoreductase family protein, with amino-acid sequence MGTTPTAEHTAQQQSSRTVTTHCPYCALQCAMNLTVRQRPGEAAAFEVEGASFPTNRGRLCRKGNTAAELLVNRGDRITAPLIRSRDAAGRRTGALQETTWSHALDHIVDQVRQIQEQRGADAVGVFGSGGLTNEKTYAIGKFARAALGTSQIDYNGRFCMSSASKASTQVFGLDRGMPFPLTDLDEACTILLLGSNVADTMPPFVQHLEGAREKGGLIVVDPRRSNTAELTADGAGLHVAPAPGGDLVLLLALAQVVFEEGFADQTYLAERVSGVAEFRRSVSHWWPERAQAATGVGADQIRSVARRLGHAAHAARHGGDPVYILTGRGVEQHRDGTDTARAAISLALLLGLPGVGSGGGRPRGGYGTLTGQGNGQGGREMGQKSDQLPGMRRIDDPQDRAHIAQVWGVEESSIPGPGTPATELLHTMGTVDGQGAPKGVSALFVHGSNVAISAPDADRVLENLRALDLLVVADFFLSETAEEADVVLPVLQWAEEDGTMTNLEGRVLRRRKVVEPPSGPARDEAEAEGDGEETGPRSELWIWSELARRLGSPAQFPADPREVFEEIREATRGATADYSGLDWGLIDAGHAPYWPVPSSTLSGEASMTGEPVVGTSRMFQERFAHADGKARLGAIRPRRQVAPQAGELTFTTGRVMEHYQSGTQTRRVRALRQAHPEAVLTMHPAVAAQHGLEEGGRAVVESAQGSMVGVVELDDGIRTDTIFAPFHFPGSGAANRLTRGLTDPHSAMPEFKNTPAVIRPAREGEAAAAPAAVAPRAHRAQKEGAQE; translated from the coding sequence GTGGGCACGACGCCGACCGCTGAGCACACAGCCCAGCAGCAGAGCAGCAGGACCGTCACCACCCACTGCCCCTACTGTGCGCTGCAGTGCGCGATGAATCTGACGGTACGGCAGCGCCCCGGGGAGGCTGCGGCCTTCGAGGTCGAGGGCGCCTCCTTCCCCACCAACCGTGGACGGCTGTGCCGCAAGGGCAACACCGCCGCCGAGCTGCTGGTCAACCGTGGGGATCGCATCACCGCCCCGCTGATCCGCAGCCGCGACGCCGCCGGCCGGCGCACCGGTGCACTGCAGGAGACCACGTGGTCCCATGCGCTGGACCATATCGTCGACCAGGTCCGCCAGATCCAAGAGCAGCGCGGCGCCGACGCTGTCGGCGTCTTCGGCTCCGGCGGGCTGACCAATGAGAAGACCTATGCCATCGGCAAATTCGCCCGTGCGGCGCTGGGCACCTCCCAGATCGACTACAACGGCCGGTTCTGCATGTCCTCGGCTTCGAAGGCCTCCACGCAGGTCTTCGGACTGGACCGAGGGATGCCCTTCCCGCTGACCGACCTGGACGAGGCCTGCACCATCCTGCTGTTGGGCTCCAATGTGGCCGATACGATGCCGCCCTTCGTCCAGCACCTCGAAGGTGCCCGAGAGAAGGGCGGGCTGATCGTGGTGGATCCGCGGCGGTCGAACACTGCTGAGCTGACGGCCGACGGCGCCGGACTGCACGTGGCCCCAGCCCCCGGTGGGGACCTGGTGCTGCTGTTGGCCCTGGCTCAGGTGGTGTTCGAGGAAGGGTTCGCGGACCAGACCTATCTCGCCGAACGGGTGAGCGGCGTGGCCGAGTTCCGCCGCTCGGTCTCCCACTGGTGGCCCGAGCGGGCCCAGGCCGCCACCGGCGTCGGGGCGGACCAGATCCGCAGCGTGGCTCGGAGGCTGGGGCACGCGGCCCACGCCGCACGGCACGGTGGGGATCCGGTCTACATTCTGACCGGACGCGGCGTGGAGCAGCACCGTGACGGCACCGACACGGCCCGAGCGGCGATCAGCCTGGCCCTGCTGCTGGGGCTGCCGGGAGTCGGCTCCGGAGGAGGGCGCCCGCGCGGCGGCTACGGCACGCTCACCGGTCAGGGAAACGGCCAGGGCGGCCGAGAGATGGGGCAGAAATCGGACCAGCTGCCGGGCATGCGCAGAATCGATGACCCGCAGGATCGGGCGCATATCGCTCAGGTCTGGGGCGTGGAGGAGTCTTCGATCCCCGGCCCGGGCACACCGGCGACCGAGCTGCTCCACACGATGGGCACCGTGGATGGACAGGGCGCTCCCAAGGGCGTGAGCGCCCTGTTCGTCCACGGCTCGAACGTCGCGATCTCCGCTCCCGATGCCGACCGTGTCCTGGAGAACCTGCGCGCTCTGGACCTGCTGGTGGTCGCCGACTTCTTCCTCTCTGAGACTGCGGAGGAGGCCGACGTCGTCCTGCCGGTGCTGCAGTGGGCGGAGGAGGACGGGACCATGACCAACCTGGAGGGCAGGGTGCTCCGGCGTCGGAAGGTCGTGGAGCCGCCGTCAGGGCCCGCCCGGGATGAGGCCGAGGCTGAGGGTGACGGCGAGGAGACCGGGCCGCGCTCAGAGCTGTGGATCTGGTCAGAGCTGGCCCGCCGCCTGGGCAGCCCTGCGCAGTTCCCGGCGGATCCCCGCGAAGTCTTCGAGGAGATCCGCGAAGCCACCCGAGGGGCGACCGCGGACTATTCGGGCTTGGACTGGGGGCTCATCGACGCCGGCCACGCCCCGTACTGGCCCGTTCCCTCCTCCACGCTCTCCGGCGAGGCGTCGATGACCGGTGAGCCGGTGGTGGGCACCTCGCGGATGTTTCAGGAGCGCTTCGCCCATGCCGACGGGAAGGCCCGGCTGGGCGCGATCCGTCCGCGCCGGCAGGTCGCCCCTCAGGCCGGGGAGCTGACCTTCACCACCGGCCGGGTCATGGAGCACTACCAGTCGGGGACCCAGACCCGACGGGTTCGGGCCCTGCGGCAGGCCCACCCCGAGGCGGTGCTGACCATGCATCCGGCGGTTGCGGCCCAACATGGGCTCGAAGAGGGCGGCCGCGCTGTCGTGGAGAGCGCCCAGGGTTCGATGGTCGGCGTCGTGGAGCTCGACGACGGCATCCGGACGGACACGATCTTCGCGCCGTTCCACTTCCCGGGCAGCGGTGCGGCGAACCGGCTCACCCGTGGGCTGACCGACCCGCACAGCGCGATGCCCGAGTTCAAGAACACCCCGGCTGTGATCCGTCCGGCGCGCGAGGGCGAGGCCGCGGCTGCACC